A window of Chitinophaga sp. MM2321 contains these coding sequences:
- a CDS encoding bifunctional riboflavin kinase/FAD synthetase: MQVHRDLDHLPEFRNAVITIGTFDGVHAGHRFILQQLEQAAVNCSGETVIVTFDPHPREVLLPGPNNIRLLTTLPEKIALLERAGIDHLVVVPFTKAFSELSAREYLEDFLVARFKPHTIIIGYDHRFGHNREGGLELLEAEQQQYGFTLVEIPQQVVHDLTVSSTKIRKSLQEGHVQLANELLGYSYFLSGEVIHGDKMGRELGYPTANLRLGDERKLIPAEGIYAVRVGLHHHSQLLPAVMSIGFRPTFNGTDLRLEVHLFDFNEDLYGQELTVHFIDYIRANLKFDDINALVVQMDKDSAQSKEILGR; encoded by the coding sequence GACGGAGTACATGCAGGACACCGCTTCATTTTGCAACAGCTGGAACAGGCTGCGGTGAACTGTAGCGGGGAAACAGTGATCGTTACTTTTGATCCGCATCCAAGGGAGGTATTGTTGCCCGGCCCTAATAATATCCGGCTGTTAACCACCTTACCGGAAAAAATCGCCTTGTTGGAACGCGCCGGCATAGACCACCTGGTAGTGGTGCCGTTTACAAAAGCATTCTCCGAACTTTCTGCCCGTGAATACCTGGAAGACTTTCTGGTAGCACGTTTCAAACCACATACCATCATCATTGGTTATGATCACCGTTTTGGCCATAACCGCGAAGGCGGCCTGGAACTGCTGGAAGCAGAGCAGCAGCAATATGGATTTACCCTGGTGGAAATTCCGCAGCAGGTAGTACATGACCTTACGGTGAGCTCTACCAAAATCCGTAAGAGCCTGCAGGAAGGACACGTACAACTGGCCAATGAGTTGCTGGGCTATTCCTATTTTTTATCGGGAGAAGTCATTCATGGCGATAAAATGGGTCGTGAGCTGGGCTATCCCACTGCCAACCTACGTCTTGGAGATGAAAGAAAGCTGATTCCTGCAGAAGGCATCTATGCCGTGCGTGTGGGCCTCCACCACCATAGCCAGTTATTACCGGCAGTGATGAGTATTGGCTTCCGTCCTACTTTTAATGGCACAGACCTGCGCCTGGAAGTACACCTGTTTGATTTCAACGAAGATCTTTATGGACAGGAGTTAACGGTTCATTTCATTGACTACATCCGGGCAAACCTGAAATTTGATGATATCAATGCACTGGTAGTACAGATGGATAAAGATTCCGCACAGTCGAAGGAGATTTTAGGGAGATAA
- the holA gene encoding DNA polymerase III subunit delta — MEYQDIIKDWKQKKFRPLYWLEGEEDFFIDQVTTFAEHHLLDEAEKGFNLTVLYGKDTDWSTVINTCRRYPMFAERQVVVLKEAQAMRDLLKLETYIDNPLTSTVFVVAHKQGKIDGRSKMAKLIKEKGVLLSTKKLYDNQLAGWVETYVTSRGLAISQKAAILLVDHIGNDLSRIANEIDKLLVNLPAQKKIDESDIEKYVGISKEYNVFELQNALGQKNAAKVFRIIGYFAANPKAAPIQMTLPALYNFFAKVNLIFSVKGGEKEVAAALSVHPFFVKDYMNAARQYGPDGTEKAILLLHQYNLRSIGINDSGAEDGELMKELMYKMMY, encoded by the coding sequence ATGGAGTACCAGGATATCATCAAAGATTGGAAACAAAAGAAATTCCGCCCTTTATACTGGCTGGAAGGAGAAGAAGACTTTTTCATCGACCAGGTGACCACCTTCGCCGAACACCACCTGCTGGATGAAGCCGAAAAAGGCTTTAACCTCACCGTTTTATACGGCAAGGATACTGATTGGAGCACGGTTATCAACACCTGCCGCCGTTATCCCATGTTCGCAGAAAGACAGGTAGTAGTGCTGAAAGAAGCCCAGGCCATGCGCGACCTGCTCAAACTGGAAACATACATCGATAACCCGCTTACTTCCACCGTTTTTGTAGTAGCACATAAACAGGGGAAGATAGATGGCCGTAGCAAAATGGCCAAACTGATCAAAGAAAAAGGCGTTTTACTCTCCACCAAAAAACTATATGATAACCAACTCGCAGGCTGGGTGGAAACCTATGTAACCAGCCGCGGACTGGCCATTTCACAAAAAGCCGCCATCCTGCTGGTAGATCACATCGGGAATGACCTGTCCCGCATCGCCAACGAAATAGATAAACTGCTGGTCAATCTCCCGGCTCAAAAGAAAATAGACGAAAGCGACATCGAAAAATATGTAGGCATCAGTAAAGAATACAACGTATTTGAATTACAGAATGCCCTCGGACAAAAGAACGCTGCCAAAGTATTCCGGATCATCGGCTATTTTGCCGCAAATCCCAAAGCGGCTCCCATTCAGATGACACTGCCGGCATTATATAACTTCTTTGCAAAAGTAAATCTCATTTTCAGTGTAAAAGGAGGAGAGAAGGAAGTGGCTGCCGCACTGAGCGTACACCCGTTCTTTGTAAAAGACTACATGAACGCTGCCCGCCAGTATGGCCCGGATGGTACTGAAAAAGCCATCCTGTTACTGCATCAGTATAACCTGCGGAGTATAGGCATTAACGATAGTGGGGCAGAAGACGGTGAGCTGATGAAAGAACTGATGTATAAGATGATGTATTAG
- a CDS encoding ribonuclease H-like domain-containing protein yields the protein MLPNIALDQLLLLDIETTPATQAFEQLPEDMQGLWLEKIAKTAPVSENGVEAYADRAGIYAEFGRVVCISAGFFSLENNRYHLRLKSFYNDDESLVLNGFLELINKFHIKHPRFLFAGHNIKEFDIPFICRRSVVHQLSLPLPLQLHGFKPWEMPMLDTLHLWRFGDFKNYTSLKLLTAVLGIDTPKDDIDGSMVGKVYWQDKDLERIAAYCQKDVVAVAQLLLRFKRIPLLQEEDIVIVK from the coding sequence GTGTTACCAAATATTGCACTTGATCAATTATTGCTGCTGGACATAGAAACAACCCCGGCTACACAGGCTTTTGAGCAATTGCCGGAGGATATGCAAGGACTCTGGCTGGAGAAAATTGCAAAAACTGCGCCAGTTTCGGAAAACGGTGTAGAAGCATATGCAGACAGGGCTGGCATCTACGCGGAATTCGGCAGGGTGGTGTGTATTTCAGCCGGCTTCTTCAGCCTGGAGAATAACCGGTATCATTTACGGCTGAAGTCGTTTTACAATGATGATGAATCGCTTGTATTGAACGGTTTTTTAGAATTGATAAATAAATTTCATATAAAGCACCCCCGCTTCCTGTTTGCCGGCCACAATATCAAAGAATTTGATATTCCTTTTATTTGCAGGAGGTCTGTTGTTCATCAGTTATCTTTGCCGCTGCCTTTACAGTTGCATGGATTTAAACCATGGGAAATGCCCATGCTGGATACCCTGCACCTGTGGCGCTTCGGAGACTTTAAAAACTATACTTCCCTCAAACTGCTGACAGCCGTCCTGGGCATCGATACACCCAAAGATGATATAGACGGCAGCATGGTAGGGAAAGTATACTGGCAGGATAAGGACCTGGAGCGGATAGCCGCCTATTGCCAGAAAGATGTGGTAGCCGTAGCCCAGCTCCTGCTGCGCTTTAAACGCATACCCCTCCTGCAAGAGGAAGATATTGTAATCGTTAAATAA
- a CDS encoding response regulator, with protein MEDMNKIVYVVDDDEIFHFIIRKMLGHQGNKLTITSFLCAEEALEQLSTIPEPPLPSLIILDMNMQRMNGWDFIEAYRGLKTSLKKTIPIIMCSSSVDVRDIQKVQHTPELMAYITKPLDKNKMKVIEEYL; from the coding sequence ATGGAAGACATGAATAAAATAGTGTACGTTGTAGATGACGATGAGATTTTTCATTTCATTATCAGGAAGATGTTAGGGCACCAAGGCAACAAGCTTACTATTACCTCCTTTTTATGCGCTGAAGAGGCGCTGGAGCAACTGTCAACAATTCCGGAGCCACCATTGCCTTCTCTTATTATCCTGGATATGAACATGCAGCGTATGAACGGGTGGGATTTTATTGAAGCGTACAGGGGGCTTAAAACATCTCTCAAAAAAACCATCCCGATTATCATGTGCTCCTCTTCTGTAGACGTACGCGATATACAAAAAGTGCAACACACCCCCGAACTGATGGCTTACATTACAAAGCCGCTTGATAAGAATAAAATGAAGGTAATAGAGGAATATTTATGA
- a CDS encoding ATP-binding cassette domain-containing protein — translation MISVKNVTLSFGKRVLFDEVNLNFTKGNCYGVIGANGAGKSTFLKILSGEIEPNKGTVEITPGERMSVLKQNHFEFDEITVLNAVLMGNKKLWEIGNERDTIYAKEDFTEEDGMRAGELEAEYGEMGGYTAESDAGVLLGDLGVKEEMHSILMKDIAGSLKVRVLLAQALFGNPDILLLDEPTNDLDVETIGWLENFLADYENIVIVVSHDRHFLDAVCTHVADVDRAKIQIFSGNYTFWYESSQLMARQMSDKNKKMEDKRKDLMDFIARFSANASKSKQATSRKKALEKLVMEDIQPSNRKYPGIIFKQLREVGNQILNVEKLEKLVDGRSKLFTDVTFSVNKGDKIAFLSKDHLALTTFFQVINDEAKADSGKFEWGTTVTKAYLPNDNAEFFTDNSLNLMDWLRQYVPAHVTDVDEAFLRGFLGKMLFGGDEIMKKTSVLSGGEKVRCMTSRMMLQDPNVLILDEPTNHLDLESIQAFNESMINYKGVVLFTTHDHTFMQSVANRVIEITPKGIIDRLMTFDEYLADDRVKTLREEMYGTAVLA, via the coding sequence ATGATCAGTGTTAAAAACGTAACGCTCTCTTTTGGTAAGAGAGTATTGTTTGACGAAGTAAACCTCAATTTCACAAAAGGGAACTGTTATGGTGTGATTGGGGCCAATGGAGCGGGTAAGTCTACCTTCCTTAAAATATTGTCCGGCGAAATAGAGCCGAACAAAGGCACCGTGGAAATCACTCCCGGCGAGCGCATGAGCGTACTGAAACAGAACCACTTTGAGTTTGACGAGATTACAGTACTGAATGCCGTATTGATGGGCAACAAAAAGCTTTGGGAAATAGGCAATGAAAGGGATACCATCTATGCTAAGGAGGATTTTACCGAAGAAGATGGTATGCGTGCAGGAGAACTGGAAGCAGAATATGGTGAAATGGGCGGTTATACCGCAGAAAGCGATGCAGGTGTACTGCTGGGCGATCTGGGTGTAAAAGAAGAAATGCACAGTATCCTGATGAAAGATATTGCCGGTAGCCTCAAAGTACGTGTTTTGCTGGCACAGGCGTTGTTTGGTAATCCAGACATCCTGCTGCTGGATGAACCTACGAATGACCTGGATGTGGAAACCATCGGTTGGCTGGAAAACTTCCTGGCCGACTACGAAAATATTGTGATCGTGGTATCGCATGACCGTCACTTCCTCGATGCGGTTTGTACGCATGTAGCGGATGTGGATCGCGCCAAGATCCAGATTTTCAGCGGTAACTATACTTTCTGGTATGAATCATCCCAGTTGATGGCCCGTCAGATGTCTGATAAGAACAAGAAGATGGAAGATAAGCGTAAAGACCTGATGGACTTTATCGCGCGATTCAGTGCCAACGCCTCCAAAAGTAAACAGGCTACTTCCCGTAAGAAAGCCCTGGAGAAACTGGTGATGGAAGATATCCAGCCATCCAACAGAAAATATCCGGGTATCATCTTCAAGCAACTGCGTGAAGTAGGTAACCAGATCCTGAACGTAGAGAAACTGGAAAAACTGGTAGATGGCCGTAGTAAGTTGTTTACCGACGTTACTTTTTCTGTAAATAAGGGAGATAAAATTGCGTTCCTGTCTAAAGATCATCTTGCACTGACCACCTTCTTCCAGGTGATCAACGATGAGGCAAAAGCAGACAGTGGTAAATTTGAATGGGGTACTACCGTTACAAAAGCTTACCTGCCAAACGATAACGCTGAATTTTTTACCGATAATAGCCTGAACCTGATGGACTGGCTGCGTCAGTACGTGCCTGCGCACGTTACAGATGTGGATGAAGCCTTCCTACGTGGTTTCCTGGGTAAGATGCTGTTTGGTGGCGACGAGATCATGAAGAAAACTTCCGTACTGAGCGGTGGTGAAAAAGTGCGTTGTATGACCAGCCGCATGATGCTGCAGGACCCCAACGTACTCATCCTGGATGAGCCTACCAACCACCTGGACCTGGAATCTATCCAGGCATTCAACGAAAGCATGATCAACTACAAAGGCGTGGTGTTGTTTACAACGCATGACCATACCTTTATGCAGTCTGTAGCCAACCGTGTTATAGAAATAACACCCAAAGGCATCATCGACAGACTCATGACGTTTGATGAATACCTGGCAGATGATCGCGTGAAAACATTACGTGAAGAAATGTATGGCACAGCCGTATTAGCATAA
- a CDS encoding carbonic anhydrase — translation MSDYQQVFENNKQWVASKLNTDADFFKKMATTQHPKYLCIGCCDSRVPTNEIMGMDAGEVFVHRNIANLVCNADLSVMASINYAVLQLNVEHIVVCGHYSCGGVKKAMEAEDLGLLNPWLRNIRDVYRLHMDELNAIKDEHARYNRLVELNVEEQCINVIKTAAVQKSYLANKYPVVHGWVYDIKSGILKDLEIDFEGALHEIQKIYDLTGSGMMQKK, via the coding sequence ATGTCAGACTATCAGCAGGTATTTGAAAACAACAAGCAGTGGGTAGCTTCCAAACTAAACACCGATGCAGATTTTTTCAAAAAAATGGCTACTACCCAACATCCTAAGTATCTCTGCATAGGTTGTTGCGACAGTCGCGTTCCTACCAACGAAATCATGGGAATGGACGCAGGCGAGGTATTTGTGCACCGGAATATCGCCAACCTGGTATGTAATGCTGATCTGAGCGTAATGGCGTCTATCAACTACGCCGTTTTACAACTGAACGTGGAACATATTGTTGTATGCGGACACTACAGTTGTGGTGGTGTTAAAAAAGCCATGGAAGCGGAAGACCTTGGTCTGCTAAATCCCTGGCTCCGGAACATCCGTGATGTATACCGCCTGCATATGGATGAACTCAATGCCATCAAAGATGAACACGCCCGCTATAACAGATTGGTAGAACTGAATGTAGAAGAACAATGCATTAATGTGATAAAAACAGCAGCGGTACAGAAATCATATCTGGCAAATAAATATCCTGTCGTACACGGCTGGGTGTATGATATTAAAAGCGGCATACTGAAAGACCTGGAAATAGATTTCGAAGGCGCGCTGCACGAAATACAAAAGATCTACGATCTGACAGGCTCCGGCATGATGCAAAAGAAATAA
- the murI gene encoding glutamate racemase translates to MGPIGVFDSGYGGLTVLKEIVAELPEYDYIYLGDNARAPYGNRGFDTIHAYTLECVQKLFDMGCPLVILACNTASAKALRTIQQKDLPRIAPDNRVLGVIRPTSEMVGTITQTGEVGILATNGTVSSESYPLEINKFFPHVITHQLACPMWVPLVENNEHEGAGADFFVKEYLGKILAQSANIDTLVLGCTHYPLLMKKIRQYLPGGITVLAQGKIVARSLKDYLKRHPEMESRLTKNQEHRFYTTDDPAIFNHMAEIFFGKEVASDKIDQD, encoded by the coding sequence ATGGGTCCGATTGGCGTTTTTGATTCCGGCTACGGCGGGTTAACCGTTTTGAAAGAAATTGTTGCAGAGCTACCGGAATATGATTATATCTATCTGGGAGATAATGCGCGCGCGCCTTATGGCAACCGCGGCTTTGATACCATCCACGCCTACACGCTGGAATGTGTACAAAAGCTGTTTGACATGGGATGCCCGCTGGTAATATTAGCCTGCAATACGGCTTCTGCAAAGGCATTGCGTACCATCCAGCAAAAAGACCTTCCGCGTATTGCACCGGATAACCGGGTACTGGGCGTTATCCGTCCTACTTCCGAAATGGTGGGCACGATTACGCAAACCGGTGAAGTTGGTATCCTCGCCACCAATGGTACTGTTTCCTCTGAATCTTACCCGTTGGAGATCAACAAATTTTTCCCGCATGTAATTACTCATCAGCTGGCATGTCCCATGTGGGTGCCACTGGTGGAAAACAATGAACATGAAGGTGCCGGCGCGGACTTCTTCGTAAAAGAATATCTCGGTAAAATATTAGCGCAATCTGCCAACATCGACACACTGGTATTGGGTTGTACCCATTATCCCCTGCTGATGAAAAAGATCCGCCAATACCTTCCCGGCGGCATCACTGTACTGGCACAGGGAAAGATCGTTGCCCGCAGTCTGAAAGACTATCTCAAACGTCATCCGGAAATGGAGAGCAGGCTCACAAAAAATCAGGAACACCGCTTTTATACCACAGATGATCCGGCCATTTTTAACCATATGGCGGAAATATTTTTTGGGAAAGAAGTAGCGTCAGATAAAATAGATCAGGATTAA
- a CDS encoding S9 family peptidase has product MNNQESITPPVAEKIAKELTIHGDTRIDNYYWMNNREDPKVLAWLTAENTYLDTVMAPEKELREKLFGEMKDRIKETDMSVPYLKNGFYYYTRFEKGKEYPVYCRKKGSLEADEQIMLNVNELAAGHPYCHVGGISVSPDTKLLAYGLDTVSRRRYTIHIKNLETGEMLPDEIRETTAGSTWANDNKTLFYSRKDTVTLRADRIMRHTLGATADKEVYHETDETFAVSVRKTKSGKYIVISSGSTLSSESRILDADKPDGTFRVFQPREKDMLYDIDHREDKFYIVTNWDALNFRLMETPLERTSRQNWQELIPNRSDVLLENLEVFKNFLVLGERKNGLTQIRVINNQKKQDEYLSFAEPAYTAYIGNNPEMDSKELRFNYTSMITPNSVYDYDMETGKRELKRQQEVLGGYDPKNYASERLFATANDSTKIPISIVYKKTFDKNGKSPLLLYGYGSYGNSMDADFDGNLLSLLDRGFAFAIAHVRGGQEMGRQWYEDGKMFKKKNTFTDFIACADYLVQQHYTRKEQLYAMGGSAGGLLMGAVVNMRPELFHGVVAQVPFVDVVTTMLDESIPLTTGEFDEWGNPKHKDSYDYMKSYSPYDNVTAKAYPNLLVTTGLHDSQVQYWEPAKWVAKLREMKTDHNLLLLHTNMEAGHGGASGRFTALKEVALEYAFLLKLEKDQD; this is encoded by the coding sequence ATGAATAATCAGGAGAGCATCACGCCACCTGTCGCTGAGAAAATAGCGAAAGAACTAACCATTCACGGAGATACCAGGATAGATAATTATTACTGGATGAACAACCGGGAAGACCCTAAAGTACTCGCCTGGCTTACCGCTGAAAATACTTACCTGGATACTGTGATGGCACCCGAAAAAGAACTCCGGGAGAAGCTGTTCGGTGAAATGAAAGATCGTATCAAGGAAACAGATATGAGTGTGCCGTATCTCAAAAACGGCTTCTACTATTATACCCGTTTTGAAAAAGGGAAGGAATACCCCGTTTACTGCCGTAAAAAAGGCAGCCTGGAAGCAGATGAGCAGATTATGCTCAATGTGAATGAACTGGCTGCAGGGCATCCTTATTGCCACGTAGGAGGTATCAGCGTGAGCCCCGATACCAAACTGCTGGCGTATGGACTGGATACCGTGAGCCGCCGCCGCTATACCATTCACATCAAAAACCTCGAAACAGGTGAAATGCTGCCGGATGAAATCAGGGAAACCACTGCCGGCTCTACCTGGGCAAACGATAATAAAACATTGTTCTATAGCCGCAAGGATACCGTCACGTTGCGTGCCGACCGTATTATGCGGCATACATTAGGCGCTACCGCTGATAAAGAAGTGTATCATGAAACCGATGAAACATTTGCGGTGAGTGTGCGCAAAACAAAGTCAGGCAAATATATTGTGATCAGCAGCGGTAGTACATTGTCGTCTGAAAGCCGCATCCTGGACGCCGATAAGCCCGATGGCACCTTCCGTGTATTCCAGCCGCGTGAAAAAGATATGTTGTATGATATCGATCACCGGGAAGATAAATTTTACATCGTTACCAACTGGGACGCACTGAATTTCCGGTTGATGGAAACCCCGCTGGAAAGGACTTCGCGGCAAAACTGGCAGGAACTGATCCCAAACCGCAGCGATGTGCTGCTGGAAAACCTGGAAGTGTTCAAAAACTTCCTGGTACTGGGAGAAAGAAAAAATGGTCTGACGCAGATCCGCGTGATCAACAACCAGAAAAAGCAGGACGAATATTTGTCGTTTGCCGAACCGGCTTACACCGCCTACATCGGCAACAATCCTGAAATGGATAGCAAGGAGCTGCGCTTCAATTATACTTCCATGATCACACCCAATTCTGTGTATGATTACGATATGGAAACAGGCAAGCGCGAATTGAAGCGGCAACAGGAAGTACTGGGAGGATATGACCCCAAAAATTATGCTTCCGAAAGATTGTTTGCTACCGCCAACGACAGTACGAAAATCCCTATCTCCATTGTCTATAAAAAGACTTTTGATAAAAATGGTAAAAGCCCGCTGCTGCTGTATGGATACGGTTCTTATGGCAACAGTATGGACGCTGATTTTGATGGCAACCTGTTAAGTCTCCTGGATCGCGGCTTTGCCTTTGCCATTGCACATGTGCGCGGTGGTCAGGAAATGGGGCGGCAGTGGTATGAAGACGGAAAGATGTTTAAGAAGAAAAATACTTTCACTGATTTTATAGCCTGTGCGGATTACCTGGTACAGCAACATTATACCCGCAAAGAACAGCTGTATGCAATGGGTGGCAGCGCCGGTGGATTACTGATGGGCGCTGTAGTGAATATGCGCCCTGAACTATTTCACGGAGTAGTAGCGCAGGTACCTTTTGTGGATGTGGTCACCACCATGCTGGATGAAAGTATTCCATTGACCACCGGTGAGTTTGATGAATGGGGAAATCCAAAACATAAAGATTCCTACGACTACATGAAATCGTATTCTCCTTACGATAATGTAACTGCTAAAGCATATCCTAATCTCCTGGTTACAACGGGCCTGCACGATTCGCAGGTACAGTACTGGGAGCCGGCCAAATGGGTAGCTAAGCTACGTGAAATGAAAACAGATCATAACCTGCTGTTGCTGCACACCAATATGGAAGCTGGGCATGGCGGCGCTTCGGGACGCTTTACTGCACTGAAGGAAGTAGCATTGGAATATGCCTTCTTATTGAAACTGGAAAAAGACCAGGATTAA
- a CDS encoding Gfo/Idh/MocA family oxidoreductase produces the protein MSDQSRRKFIKHLGSTAALLGIGQLAAMGRENEPVHLLQPENNFSSNDKIRVACVGMGIMGFGDVQTAIKVPGVEFVGAADLYTGHLEKVKEVFGPNVYTTRDYRELLKRKDIDAVIVATPDHWHDTIAIAAMESGKAVYCEKPMVQQIEEGHKVIAAQKRTKAVFQVGSQRVSSVALAEARKRYLAGEIGQLNVVEARMDRHSALGAWQYSIPTDASPQTVDFDTFLKDTSKVPFDPVRFFRWRNYQAYGTGIPGDLFVHLISGLHFITGSLGPTSVYASGNLVQWKDGRDVPDVVVAIFNYPETKEHPAFQMTLRVNFADGSGGGEYTRLIGTEGVLELGWNDFKIKKHKLPEAPGYGGWDTYNTFTKAEQQAFEKQYKAKYPAGSDAAIESSNAYAAPNGYDDRLDHFKNFFESMRTGKPVVEDATFGLRAAGPALITNQSYFSKKLINWDPLKMRVIQG, from the coding sequence ATGTCAGATCAATCCCGTAGGAAATTCATTAAGCATCTCGGCAGTACCGCAGCATTGCTGGGTATAGGTCAGCTGGCTGCCATGGGTAGGGAAAACGAACCGGTACATTTACTACAACCGGAAAATAATTTTTCCTCAAATGATAAAATCCGTGTTGCCTGCGTAGGTATGGGCATCATGGGATTTGGTGATGTACAAACAGCCATCAAAGTTCCGGGAGTGGAATTTGTTGGCGCGGCAGACCTCTACACCGGCCACCTGGAAAAGGTGAAAGAAGTTTTCGGACCAAATGTATACACCACCCGCGACTACCGGGAGCTGCTGAAACGTAAGGATATTGATGCGGTTATTGTAGCCACGCCGGATCACTGGCACGATACAATTGCTATCGCAGCTATGGAAAGCGGAAAAGCCGTTTACTGCGAGAAGCCGATGGTACAACAGATAGAAGAAGGACATAAAGTAATAGCAGCACAAAAGCGTACCAAAGCAGTTTTCCAGGTAGGCAGCCAGCGTGTAAGCAGCGTGGCACTTGCGGAGGCACGTAAGCGTTATCTCGCAGGTGAAATAGGTCAGCTCAACGTAGTGGAAGCCCGGATGGATCGTCATAGCGCCCTCGGTGCATGGCAGTATTCTATTCCTACGGATGCATCTCCGCAAACAGTGGATTTTGACACCTTCCTGAAAGATACGTCCAAAGTACCTTTCGATCCGGTGCGCTTTTTCCGCTGGCGCAATTATCAGGCTTACGGCACCGGCATCCCCGGCGACCTGTTTGTACACCTGATCTCCGGCCTGCATTTTATTACCGGCTCACTGGGCCCCACCAGCGTATACGCCAGTGGGAACCTCGTGCAATGGAAAGATGGCCGCGATGTACCTGATGTAGTGGTGGCTATTTTTAACTACCCTGAAACAAAAGAACATCCCGCTTTCCAGATGACCCTGCGTGTAAACTTTGCCGATGGCAGCGGCGGAGGAGAATATACCCGTCTCATTGGTACCGAAGGTGTACTGGAACTGGGCTGGAACGATTTCAAAATAAAAAAACATAAACTGCCGGAAGCTCCCGGCTATGGCGGATGGGATACTTATAACACCTTCACCAAAGCAGAGCAGCAGGCATTTGAAAAACAGTATAAGGCTAAATATCCTGCCGGCAGCGACGCAGCTATTGAATCATCCAACGCATACGCCGCTCCAAACGGTTATGATGACAGGCTGGACCACTTCAAGAACTTCTTTGAATCTATGCGTACCGGCAAACCCGTAGTGGAAGACGCTACCTTCGGTTTGCGTGCTGCAGGGCCCGCCCTGATCACCAATCAGAGTTATTTCAGTAAAAAACTGATCAACTGGGACCCCTTGAAAATGCGCGTGATCCAAGGCTAA
- a CDS encoding succinate dehydrogenase/fumarate reductase iron-sulfur subunit: MEHYNMNLTLKVWRQKNRNDQGKFETLQAKNISSEMSFLEMFDVVNEELINEGKDPVAFDHDCREGICGACSMHINGRAHGPWEGTTTCQLHMRAFKDGDTITVEPWRAGAFPVVKDLTVDRGAFDRIIEAGGYISVNTGNAQDANSLPIDKNKADLAFAAAACIGCGACVAACKNSSAMLFLSAKVSQLALLPQGQPERKSRALNMLAQMDKEGFGSCTNTGACEAECPKEISLTNIARLNREVIGAGMTVEK, from the coding sequence ATGGAACATTATAACATGAACCTCACATTAAAAGTGTGGAGGCAGAAAAATAGAAATGATCAGGGTAAGTTTGAAACATTACAGGCTAAAAACATTTCTTCTGAAATGTCTTTCCTCGAAATGTTTGATGTGGTGAATGAAGAACTGATCAACGAAGGAAAAGACCCGGTAGCATTTGACCACGATTGCCGCGAAGGTATTTGTGGTGCATGCTCCATGCATATCAATGGCCGTGCACACGGTCCCTGGGAAGGTACCACTACCTGTCAGCTGCACATGCGTGCGTTCAAGGATGGCGATACTATCACCGTAGAACCCTGGAGGGCAGGCGCTTTCCCGGTAGTTAAAGACCTGACGGTAGATAGAGGCGCTTTTGACCGCATCATTGAAGCAGGTGGTTATATCTCTGTCAACACAGGGAATGCACAGGATGCCAACAGCCTGCCCATCGATAAAAACAAAGCAGACCTGGCTTTCGCCGCTGCGGCGTGTATCGGTTGCGGCGCCTGCGTAGCAGCTTGTAAAAACTCTTCCGCGATGCTGTTCCTGTCTGCCAAAGTTTCTCAGCTGGCACTGTTGCCACAGGGGCAACCTGAAAGGAAATCACGTGCGCTCAACATGCTCGCACAGATGGACAAAGAAGGCTTTGGTAGCTGTACCAACACCGGCGCCTGCGAAGCAGAATGTCCTAAAGAAATCTCTTTAACCAATATCGCCCGTCTGAACAGAGAGGTGATTGGTGCAGGGATGACAGTAGAAAAATAG